One window from the genome of Nicotiana tomentosiformis chromosome 5, ASM39032v3, whole genome shotgun sequence encodes:
- the LOC138892541 gene encoding uncharacterized protein, with translation MTVTRKTMASQRRDTTVGEGTSKLVATQQQAKASASVGSSEGSGSSRVREFTALSPPKFTGTYQREDPQDFIDQLHRIIRVMHATEKEAVELAAFRLRDIAILWYEGWERSKARDVPPASWGKFLDAFLDQYLPREIRQARFDQFLALKQGNISVREYSLRFDSLARYAPSIVAIMREKIHRFIAGLAPELTEACGTTAL, from the exons atgacggtgactaggaagactatggCTAGTCAGAGGAGGGATacaacagtaggtgaggggaccagcaag ttggtagctacccaacaACAGGCTAAGGCATCCGCTAGTgtaggatcttctgaggggtctgggagttcaagggtccgagagtttactGCTTTGAGTCCCCCAAAGTTCACGGGGACatatcagagggaggacccacaggatttcatagatcagcttcacaggatcattcgggttatgcatgccacggagaaagaggcagttgagttagcagcttttcgactacgagatatagccatcctttggtacgagggatgggagaggtcaaAGGCACGTGATGTACCTCCAGCTAGTTGGGGGAAATTtttagatgccttccttgaccagtacttaccgcgggagatccgacaggcccGGTTCGATcaatttctagccctcaagcagggcaatattagtgttcgagagtatagtctccgttttgactcattagccagatatgcaccatccatagttgccaTTATGCGGGAAaagatccacaggtttatagcaggattagccccagagttgaccgaggcatgtggcACCACTGCATtgtag